From Candidatus Manganitrophus morganii, the proteins below share one genomic window:
- a CDS encoding sigma-54 dependent transcriptional regulator yields the protein MSYAILIIEDETTLAKNMKTYLERHEYEVRIAESAEEGFQQLETFKPDVILLDLQLPGMNGLEALSRIRDCDPQVKVVIITAHGNIETAVDAMKSGAYDFVNKPLVLAKLKVLLDKAVGQNRLEGTLSYYREKEAVESTFSALLGESPPMRSLKNQIEQIIESERKLTEGEPPAALITGETGAGKELVARALHYNGPRKNAPFIEVNCASIPTQLLEAELFGYERGAFTDAKERKIGLFQAADGGTLFLDEIAEIDISLQAKLLKALEDKVIRRLGNLREQKVDVRIITATNQSLEEAVRQGRFRRDLFFRLRIIHLELPPLRSRGSDILLLAKHFLKIQSRRYGKQEMAFSPEAEKALLNYSWPGNVRELRNMIEQTVLLSRQETIEPDQLALLPGLVKINRDQDKEGGRRLLLPREGVSLEDVERDLVLQALEQTSWNVTHAAKLLGLTRDTLRYRMDKYKIEPSSSS from the coding sequence ATGTCTTATGCCATTCTCATCATCGAAGATGAAACAACGCTGGCGAAAAACATGAAGACGTATCTCGAACGACACGAGTACGAAGTCCGGATCGCCGAGAGCGCAGAGGAGGGATTCCAGCAGCTTGAAACATTTAAGCCAGACGTCATTTTACTCGATCTGCAGCTTCCGGGAATGAACGGCCTCGAAGCCCTCTCTCGCATAAGGGATTGTGACCCGCAGGTGAAGGTGGTCATCATTACGGCACATGGAAACATCGAAACGGCCGTCGACGCAATGAAATCCGGCGCTTATGACTTTGTGAACAAGCCGTTGGTCCTGGCCAAACTTAAAGTCCTGCTCGACAAAGCGGTAGGACAAAATCGATTGGAGGGGACCCTCTCCTATTACCGGGAAAAAGAGGCCGTTGAAAGCACTTTTTCCGCCCTTCTGGGGGAATCACCGCCGATGCGCTCATTGAAAAATCAGATCGAGCAGATCATCGAATCGGAGCGGAAATTAACAGAGGGAGAGCCGCCCGCCGCCCTGATTACCGGAGAGACCGGCGCCGGGAAAGAGCTGGTGGCCCGGGCCCTTCATTACAACGGTCCGAGAAAGAATGCTCCTTTCATCGAGGTTAATTGCGCCTCGATTCCGACCCAGCTCCTGGAAGCCGAGCTCTTCGGATATGAGCGGGGGGCCTTCACCGACGCAAAAGAGCGGAAGATCGGCCTGTTTCAGGCCGCAGACGGCGGGACTCTCTTTTTAGACGAGATCGCGGAAATCGACATCTCCCTTCAGGCCAAGCTGCTCAAAGCACTTGAGGATAAAGTAATCCGCCGTCTTGGAAATCTTCGAGAACAGAAAGTGGACGTCCGGATCATCACAGCCACGAACCAATCTCTGGAAGAAGCGGTCCGTCAAGGACGGTTCCGGCGGGACCTTTTCTTCCGGCTTCGGATCATCCATCTGGAACTGCCGCCGCTGCGCAGCCGCGGAAGCGATATCCTCCTTCTCGCAAAGCATTTTTTAAAAATCCAATCCCGGCGCTACGGAAAACAAGAAATGGCCTTCAGCCCGGAGGCCGAAAAAGCGCTTCTCAACTATTCATGGCCTGGGAATGTCCGCGAGCTTCGGAATATGATCGAGCAGACCGTCCTTCTCTCCCGACAAGAGACCATTGAACCGGACCAACTTGCACTTCTCCCCGGTCTCGTCAAAATAAACAGGGACCAAGATAAGGAAGGGGGAAGACGTCTTCTCCTTCCACGCGAGGGTGTTTCGCTTGAAGATGTCGAGCGCGACCTCGTCCTCCAAGCGCTGGAACAGACCTCTTGGAACGTCACCCATGCGGCGAAATTACTCGGACTTACCCGTGATACCCTTCGATACCGAATGGATAAATACAAGATTGAACCTTCTTCCTCTTCATAG
- a CDS encoding restriction endonuclease, translated as MKEIDRWGKVQIQISNVTLNILDAMTQGIGGRKLYSQWKKKKVGCCILVFPGYQDSRRDPKNARTMPKRKNDFQELIKSVYDQIVPDGGKVTESEMVYDKDADALREVDIVVEYRYAHHDFKIAIECRDRSRKDSVEWIDSLIGKAKSLSVNKVVAVSKEGFTDTAIKKAKANDIDTLTLEEAIDTDWSNFPFKPGIAIITGENFRLHDVLYKKDEKYHSLKELDLRSSVVINGNDCGSIKEKFEYFFLNHLLPFIQTKKRKELMELFKTRADLDKEIYIESNHTFPGICARLPTGEEIDISVLKFIVFGTRSTEEVDQKHYKLKELMVSTGEHLDSDGSTIKFNIVQDPESKKIHGRWQKVPPDDA; from the coding sequence TTGAAGGAAATCGATAGATGGGGTAAAGTACAAATACAAATCAGCAATGTTACTCTGAATATCTTGGATGCGATGACGCAGGGCATTGGCGGACGCAAACTGTATTCACAATGGAAGAAAAAGAAGGTCGGGTGTTGCATCCTGGTCTTCCCAGGTTATCAAGATTCAAGACGCGACCCCAAGAACGCTAGAACTATGCCGAAAAGAAAAAATGACTTTCAGGAGCTTATAAAATCTGTTTACGATCAGATTGTTCCTGATGGTGGAAAAGTGACAGAGTCAGAAATGGTTTATGATAAGGATGCTGACGCACTTAGAGAGGTGGATATCGTTGTCGAATATAGATATGCACATCACGATTTTAAAATTGCTATTGAATGTCGTGATCGTTCAAGAAAGGATAGTGTGGAATGGATAGACAGTCTAATTGGAAAAGCTAAATCATTGTCTGTAAATAAAGTGGTGGCAGTCTCTAAAGAGGGATTTACAGACACTGCAATAAAAAAAGCAAAAGCAAATGACATTGACACATTAACACTTGAAGAAGCCATAGACACTGATTGGTCTAATTTCCCATTTAAACCAGGAATCGCAATCATTACTGGTGAGAACTTTAGGCTTCATGACGTATTGTATAAAAAAGATGAGAAATATCACTCCTTGAAAGAACTTGATTTACGATCTTCTGTAGTGATAAATGGTAACGATTGTGGATCAATCAAAGAAAAATTCGAATATTTTTTTCTTAATCATTTGCTTCCTTTTATACAGACCAAGAAAAGAAAGGAATTAATGGAGCTTTTTAAAACACGGGCCGATCTCGACAAAGAAATATATATAGAAAGCAATCATACATTTCCAGGCATCTGCGCCCGTCTACCCACCGGAGAAGAAATCGATATTTCTGTATTGAAGTTTATTGTTTTCGGTACACGTAGCACTGAAGAAGTTGATCAAAAGCATTATAAACTTAAGGAACTAATGGTGTCGACGGGAGAGCATTTGGATAGTGATGGTTCAACAATTAAATTCAATATTGTTCAAGATCCAGAATCAAAAAAGATTCACGGTAGATGGCAAAAAGTACCACCAGATGATGCCTAA
- a CDS encoding DUF4365 domain-containing protein, which yields MSKTQSKTIHIGNMGEHLIGSLLSQFCIVRSVAQGRDTGIDLYCEILKEESLKLSLHFFCQVKTTRRDINFSAIKKYFDYWRNQPAPVFLFHVKYKDIKNLSKAHEVWVYDIPYALAIDDAEKINQLVTRDVDVKIQLCGEDNNKNKMTLKTFLYGHVPWSYGLWQMRHYGLVYPNPEIIKPVDNIFVGGFSKIYKDKIEQSIEYANWLLELEGKENHTLKEG from the coding sequence ATGAGTAAAACTCAATCAAAAACTATACATATTGGAAATATGGGGGAGCATTTAATAGGATCTTTGTTGTCTCAGTTTTGCATCGTCAGAAGTGTTGCACAAGGTAGGGATACTGGAATCGACCTGTACTGTGAGATCTTAAAGGAAGAGAGCTTAAAACTGTCGCTTCATTTTTTTTGCCAAGTCAAAACAACCAGGAGAGATATAAATTTCTCAGCTATTAAAAAATATTTTGATTATTGGCGTAATCAACCAGCACCTGTTTTCTTATTTCATGTGAAATATAAAGACATTAAGAACCTTAGCAAAGCACACGAAGTGTGGGTCTACGACATTCCTTATGCACTTGCTATCGACGATGCAGAAAAAATAAATCAACTGGTAACTAGAGATGTCGATGTAAAAATTCAACTATGTGGAGAAGACAACAATAAAAATAAAATGACATTAAAAACGTTCTTATATGGCCATGTACCGTGGTCCTATGGTCTTTGGCAAATGAGGCACTATGGTCTTGTTTATCCTAATCCAGAAATCATAAAACCAGTGGACAATATATTTGTTGGCGGATTCTCGAAAATATATAAGGATAAAATAGAACAATCGATTGAATACGCAAATTGGCTACTGGAATTAGAGGGTAAGGAGAATCATACTTTGAAGGAAGGCTAA
- a CDS encoding ATP-binding protein: MPIEEKRPFNLLRWFALLSFLSVGLITAVSSLLLSSFLTRNMLQRDAVVTMEFVQTIAQAENTRSYFETDDPGKTRTVFEAFFKQIATMPEVVRANVYNSNGSILWSDDDRFIGHRFNPNPQLETALSGRLAVTSGTSGKSSKPEHVFDQEVPFFVEIYIPIWNLTENKVVGVVEVYKVPLTLFHAIQRGNQLVWLSASLGGIFLYGSLYWIVRRAARVIRRQQEQLVESETMAAIGEMASAVAHGIRNPLASIRSSAEIALEENPPFRVTAEEIIHETDRIEDWIRELLVYSKPPNGIPASIRINDLIQATLDSLDREMAKRNVKSTLTLEPSSPLVHTDEALMRHVFISLIANALDAMPQGGELTVISRYEKSADRMEILIKDTGGGIPKEQIDKVLKPFYTTKPKGMGVGLSLAKRIIERHGGTLRLESKLGVGTTVFLQLPVTG, translated from the coding sequence ATGCCGATTGAAGAGAAACGACCATTTAACCTCCTTCGTTGGTTTGCTCTTCTGAGTTTCCTCTCCGTCGGCCTGATCACAGCCGTCTCTTCTTTGCTTCTCTCGAGCTTTCTCACGCGCAACATGCTCCAGCGCGACGCCGTCGTGACGATGGAGTTTGTCCAGACGATCGCGCAAGCGGAGAATACACGCAGCTATTTCGAGACGGATGATCCCGGGAAGACGAGAACCGTTTTCGAGGCCTTCTTCAAGCAGATTGCAACGATGCCGGAGGTGGTCCGCGCCAACGTCTACAACAGCAACGGATCGATCCTCTGGTCGGACGACGATCGCTTCATCGGCCATCGCTTCAACCCCAACCCCCAATTGGAGACGGCGCTCTCGGGGAGACTGGCCGTCACAAGCGGGACTTCCGGGAAATCATCCAAGCCGGAGCATGTTTTCGATCAGGAGGTTCCTTTTTTCGTTGAAATCTATATCCCGATTTGGAACCTTACCGAGAACAAGGTCGTCGGCGTGGTGGAAGTCTATAAGGTTCCGCTAACTCTGTTCCATGCCATTCAACGTGGAAATCAGCTAGTCTGGTTGAGCGCCAGCTTAGGAGGCATCTTTCTCTACGGCTCTCTTTATTGGATCGTCCGCCGGGCGGCCCGGGTCATCCGCCGACAACAGGAACAACTCGTTGAGTCGGAAACAATGGCCGCGATAGGCGAGATGGCCTCGGCCGTCGCCCACGGCATCAGGAACCCGCTGGCCTCGATCCGCTCCTCCGCGGAGATCGCTTTGGAAGAAAATCCCCCTTTTCGGGTTACCGCGGAGGAGATCATTCATGAGACAGACCGGATCGAGGACTGGATCCGGGAACTGCTCGTCTATTCCAAACCACCGAACGGGATTCCCGCCTCCATCCGGATCAACGATTTAATCCAAGCGACCCTCGACTCTCTTGATCGCGAGATGGCAAAGCGGAACGTGAAATCGACGCTGACTTTGGAACCATCCTCTCCCCTGGTCCACACGGACGAGGCTCTGATGCGCCATGTCTTCATCAGTCTGATTGCCAACGCGCTCGACGCCATGCCCCAGGGGGGAGAATTGACAGTGATCAGCCGATACGAGAAAAGTGCCGATCGGATGGAGATCTTGATCAAAGATACCGGGGGTGGCATCCCCAAAGAGCAGATAGACAAAGTCCTCAAACCGTTCTACACGACGAAGCCGAAGGGAATGGGGGTTGGACTCTCACTGGCGAAACGGATCATCGAACGGCATGGAGGGACGCTTCGACTGGAAAGCAAATTAGGGGTCGGAACAACCGTTTTTCTCCAACTTCCAGTGACCGGGTAG
- a CDS encoding DUF3800 domain-containing protein, with translation MHIFVDEAGPFIIPPARKYSVSCVGALVIRDLDLDRIFTEFEKIKKLWGISEGEIKGSKLNEEQIATVIYLLSGYDVIFEITAIDMAMQTPSGLTKHRLGQAEKMIERVTDGFHENVKRAFHDLREQLKGTSNQLYVQAVCSFELLYKTVQHATLYYAQRCPKELDEFYWKIDAKNNNLTPYEDMWQKIILPILQSKSFLRPFIQLIEADYSYFEKYFKESPEPPRHLAEAVSDARPFQYVQINKIYKKHLAFEQSHKSLGLQMVDILTTSVRRAMNGNLQPPGWSRIGQLMVQASKNSQVVQILDLSGSRPPKYKAKPPYWKVVPLIEKTCKQILV, from the coding sequence ATGCATATATTTGTAGATGAAGCAGGGCCGTTTATAATCCCACCGGCACGGAAGTATTCCGTTTCATGCGTCGGGGCATTGGTCATCAGGGATCTTGATCTCGACAGGATCTTCACCGAATTTGAAAAGATCAAGAAGCTCTGGGGCATTTCAGAAGGAGAAATTAAAGGTAGTAAACTCAACGAAGAGCAGATTGCTACCGTGATCTATCTCTTGAGCGGATATGACGTGATTTTCGAGATCACTGCAATTGATATGGCAATGCAGACGCCATCAGGTTTGACAAAACACAGGCTTGGGCAAGCCGAAAAAATGATTGAGCGCGTTACCGATGGCTTCCATGAGAATGTGAAGCGTGCTTTTCACGATCTACGGGAGCAACTCAAAGGAACGTCAAATCAGCTGTATGTGCAGGCAGTTTGTAGTTTTGAGTTACTCTATAAAACCGTGCAACACGCAACTCTGTATTACGCACAGAGGTGCCCAAAAGAGCTCGATGAGTTTTATTGGAAAATTGACGCCAAGAACAATAACCTAACACCGTATGAAGACATGTGGCAGAAAATTATTTTGCCAATCCTTCAGTCAAAATCCTTCTTAAGGCCATTTATCCAGTTAATTGAGGCAGATTATAGTTATTTTGAAAAGTACTTTAAGGAATCCCCTGAACCACCTAGACACCTTGCAGAGGCAGTAAGTGATGCGAGACCATTCCAGTATGTCCAGATCAATAAAATCTACAAAAAGCATTTAGCCTTCGAACAATCACATAAGAGTTTGGGATTACAAATGGTCGACATCCTTACTACCAGTGTTCGGCGCGCTATGAACGGTAATCTTCAACCCCCAGGATGGTCACGGATCGGACAGCTCATGGTCCAGGCTAGTAAAAACTCACAGGTTGTTCAGATTCTCGATCTATCAGGAAGCAGACCTCCAAAATACAAAGCTAAACCTCCCTATTGGAAAGTTGTCCCACTAATAGAAAAGACATGTAAGCAGATATTGGTTTAA
- a CDS encoding response regulator, protein MILQKNIAISLRREGYEVMEAGSGADAWKILNVASVDLLILDVGLPDYDGLNLLREIRAVHPRLPAIVMTARDTPEVKNRAFESGAAAFLAKPIILRALKAKIRNLEEKSSC, encoded by the coding sequence TTGATCCTTCAGAAGAACATCGCGATTAGTCTGCGCCGCGAGGGATATGAGGTCATGGAAGCGGGGAGCGGGGCGGATGCTTGGAAAATATTGAATGTTGCTTCAGTCGATCTTCTTATCCTGGATGTCGGTCTTCCCGATTATGACGGCCTCAACCTGCTCAGGGAGATTCGAGCGGTTCACCCTCGACTCCCGGCCATCGTTATGACCGCTCGTGATACTCCGGAAGTGAAAAACAGGGCATTCGAATCGGGCGCGGCGGCCTTTCTCGCAAAGCCCATTATTCTCCGGGCATTAAAAGCCAAGATCCGCAACCTTGAAGAAAAAAGCTCTTGCTGA